Genomic segment of Syntrophales bacterium:
TAATTTGAGTTGACAGTTTGATAGAAAAGGTAGTCAGATTGGAAAAATGTGAACCCGTCCCCAAGATTTCACTTACCTAATTTGAGCCTGTTCAATACTTATAATATGTGTAAATACAGCCAGTTACAAGGGCATAAAACAAAAGTTAACCCAAATTTATTGCGTTTCCGGAGGGCAACCCTCGGAAACTGACTGTTTTGAAAAAAGTTAACCCAAAATATCAACACTTGCTGCCCTTTGAAATTAAGGAATATTTGGAAATTCCCTTTAAATATCAATTTGTTTGTACTTTTTCTCAGTATTGAACAGCATTATTGCAACAGATATTGATTTTATGGTCTGTTTAGATTCCGCTACAGTTTCTTTGCACGCTAAATCTTAATTATTGAACAGGCTCAATTTACATAATTGACAGCCAGGATAACACGAGGGGCAGAGCAGATGCATCTCATTACAGAGATAAAAGCTGAGAACCGGTTGATGGCAGCTTGTACAGATAAGATGCTCCAGCCTGTTATTTATCGGATTCAAGGGTATTTCTATAGGTATCTTGTTTTTACGTTGCTGCAGATCCACCCGGAGAACTACAGCCGTCATAAAGATGCGAAGAATATTAATCGGCTCTATCAGAATTTCCATGGCATATTTGTCACGAGCATCACTGATTTTTTTGCGATATTCTATCTTTGTTGCCTCCAACCGGGACAGCCTCCTGTCAATATCCTCTTTTTTAAGTCCCTTCTTCTTCAGGGTTTTCTCTATCTCTCTGGCGATCGTACCATAATATTCCTGAAGCCTTTTCAGGTCACGATTAAGCCGTCTATTTAAACTTTTCAAAAAATCCTGATATTCAAGGAGCGCCAGTCTGCCGGTTATCTCTCTCCCTTTTTCCAGAGACGTTGCTATGTCCGAAGTCCTTTGATCAGGGAGATCGTCCGAAGCGTTTTCCAGTTCACCTTTCAATTTTTCCTCTATTTCCAATGGGACAGTACCCGTATGTTCATTGAGTACTACAGTTAGAACACGCTCTGTTTTTGTATCTGAAACAGCGCTGACCCTGAAATTCATCAACAGATAGCTGAGCTGTTTTATTTCATGATCCACGAAACGGAAGATGCCATTTTGAACAACCAGATTGTCTGTGAGAAGTTTTTCCGGATACTTGATGCGGGGCTTCAAATGGGGAAGTGATACGGCTGCAAATAATCCTCTCGAAGAAACCAGAGGTCCCAGGGAATCGACAAAGTCACTTTCATAATGATTCCCCTCTCCACCCTGAAATGCAAAGGTTTCCATCTCACCAACGGAAAGCACCTCCTGAAGTTCTTTGGGAAAGAGTACCTGTACAGTGTTATCAACAGTTGTTTCAACGAGACAACCGCGTCTTTGAAGGATTTTTGCAACCAGGTTCTGAAGATCCATCAATCCTTAAACCTCATAATCTTCACCAAAGATGATTTCATCCAGTTCTTTGGTCTTTTCATATGTCTTCTTGGCCGCTACGATGTCCTCACCCAGCCTGTCAAAGTTTGCCTTAAGTTCTGAATCATCTTTTGAACTGACCCATAGGTTCATGACAATGTTGCTGAAATCATTATCTAATTTGAGGTTGCCGAGAATAGTATCAATCTCTCCTATAACAAGCTCAAACATATTGAGCTTGTCATGCAGTATTCTCATCATGTAATCCTCAATACTTCCCGACATACAGAGATTGAAAACATAGACGTCGCGCTTCTGGCCGATGCGGTGTAATCTCCCTATCCTCTGCTCCAGACGCATGGGGTTCCAGGGGAGATCATAGTTGATCAGGGTATTGCAAAACTGGAGGTTTCGACCCTCTCCCCCAGTCTCAGTACTGAGAAGGATGGGGATATCATCACGAAATGCCGAGATGGATATATCCTTCTCTCGAGGTGTCATGTTTCCACTGAACACTGCAAAAGGATAACCCATGTTACGCAGCAGGCCGCTCAAATACTCAAGCGTCTTTACATATCTAACAAAGATTATCTTTTTATCTTCATTCTTCCTGATGAGTTGTGTGAGCTGATTCCCTTTGGATGAATCATGGTTAATCTCTCTGATCCTGGAAATAATATTCGACAGATGCTTGCGATCACCTGAACGCAGATTGGTATTCTTATCTAATAGATTCTTGATGGATTTCTCGAGGGCAAGGGGGGAACTTCCGGCAGCCATTTGAAGATTGGTGATTGTAAATTGTTCCCGGCCCCATTTTTCACTGGGAAAGCTTCTTATAAAACTACTTGTTTCCTGATACACTTCTTTTTCTATGGGCAGCGGTTCCACATAAAAGGTGGTCGCAAAACGTTTTGGCAGTCTCACATCAACCAGCGAGCGGGTATTGCGGATCATAACATCCCGCAGGAGTTTCCTTAACTTTTCAGGATTATTCGGCACCCTGAGATTCCCCCCTTTTATATACTCCTTCTTGAATTCCGTTTCGGTGCTGAGGGTTCCCGGTCTGAGAAGGGTAATCAGATTATAAAGTTCGAGGAGATTATTCTGGACAGGGGTTGCACTCAAAAGAAAAATGAACTTCTTCTTTATGGAGTTGACCAGTTTGTAATTCAGCGTTCTCTTGTTACGCAGGTAATGTGCCTCATCAACGATCAGCAGATCATAGTCTATAGAGGCAATTGTATCAAAATTTCTCCGGGACTTGGCTGTATTGATAGACGCAACAACGCAATCCTGCCTGTGCCAGAAATCATGAGTGCTCTCACGGTAAAGAATGTCATCCGTTGTCGAAAACTCAAGGTTAAATTTGGTTCGCATCTCTTCCTGCCATTGAGAAACCAGGGAAGGGGGAGTTAGAATGAGCACCTTCTTTATCATTCCTCTCATGGTGTACTCTTTCAGGAGCATGCCGGCCTCAATGGTCTTTCCCAGACCTACCTCGTCAGCCAATAACACCCTTCCTCGAAACCGCTTAAGCACGTTAGATACAGTTTCAATTTGATACCAGTATTTATCAACATTTTGGAGATGTTCCAGACAGAGCAATTCGTCAAATTCTTTTACGAGGTTGAGGCGCTGAAATTGCAGAAGAAGGTTGTAGTCTTCGAATGGGTCATATTTCTTCCGGGGTATTCTTTCGGAAAAATCTCCGTCTACAGAAATTATCTTAACTTCTACGCTTTGATTGAGCAGACTCTTATCTTCGAAAGGGGAAATATCTACAGGTATATGGTCTTCCGGTGGGAGTGTTTCTTTTTTCAGAGACCCCCGCTTGTGTGGTTCAATTACAGGAGAATTTTGATTTTGTCTCTGGTACTGCAGCGCTAAACTTTTAGCATCAGCATATGATTTTAGAATCCTGGTAGA
This window contains:
- a CDS encoding SNF2-related protein, yielding MKEKKFLKKKKREKKVRADRSERTKKWEAEDNYLWARSEYSEGNLKTARHYAQKAINCYPNHLMAHHLLAQICMDEDDFGRAAELFRSVLKLRPGDVESRFFTGYSLTRHGSYEKAIDAFQGFLDAIKGKRLDQRLRSFKKDALNGIKESTRILKSYADAKSLALQYQRQNQNSPVIEPHKRGSLKKETLPPEDHIPVDISPFEDKSLLNQSVEVKIISVDGDFSERIPRKKYDPFEDYNLLLQFQRLNLVKEFDELLCLEHLQNVDKYWYQIETVSNVLKRFRGRVLLADEVGLGKTIEAGMLLKEYTMRGMIKKVLILTPPSLVSQWQEEMRTKFNLEFSTTDDILYRESTHDFWHRQDCVVASINTAKSRRNFDTIASIDYDLLIVDEAHYLRNKRTLNYKLVNSIKKKFIFLLSATPVQNNLLELYNLITLLRPGTLSTETEFKKEYIKGGNLRVPNNPEKLRKLLRDVMIRNTRSLVDVRLPKRFATTFYVEPLPIEKEVYQETSSFIRSFPSEKWGREQFTITNLQMAAGSSPLALEKSIKNLLDKNTNLRSGDRKHLSNIISRIREINHDSSKGNQLTQLIRKNEDKKIIFVRYVKTLEYLSGLLRNMGYPFAVFSGNMTPREKDISISAFRDDIPILLSTETGGEGRNLQFCNTLINYDLPWNPMRLEQRIGRLHRIGQKRDVYVFNLCMSGSIEDYMMRILHDKLNMFELVIGEIDTILGNLKLDNDFSNIVMNLWVSSKDDSELKANFDRLGEDIVAAKKTYEKTKELDEIIFGEDYEV